A portion of the Saimiri boliviensis isolate mSaiBol1 chromosome 1, mSaiBol1.pri, whole genome shotgun sequence genome contains these proteins:
- the LOC101048693 gene encoding activator of 90 kDa heat shock protein ATPase homolog 2: MAKWGQGDPRWIVEEREDGTNVNNWHWTERDATSWSKGKLQELLVGIVVENEAGRGEISELKQVEGEASCSSRKGKLIFFYEWNIKLGWKGILKESGVKHKGLIEIPNLSEENEVDDTEVNVSKKKGDGDILKDLMKTAGTAKVREALGDYLKALKTEFTMGMILPTKAMTTQELTGKRKLSENTLQVQASSPVAPGVRIPTVALHMMELFDTTAEQLYSIFTVKDLVQKFSKSAAVLEAEKGGKFQMFDGNITGEYLELLTNKKIVMKWRCRNWPEEHYATVALNFVPTLGQTELQLDCKGVPVCKEENMKFCWQKQHFEEIKGLLQLTPLNC; the protein is encoded by the exons GACAGAGCGGGATGCCACCAGCTGGTCCAAAGGGAAGCTCCAGGAGCTCCTGGTGGGCATCGTCGTGGagaatgaggctgggcgtggtgagaTCAgtgagctgaagcaggtggaAGGTGAGGCTTCCTGCAGCAGCCGCAAAGGAAAGCTGATTTTCTTCTATGAGTGGAACATCAAACTGGGCTGGAAAG GTATTCTTAAAGAATCTGGTGTGAAGCACAAGGGTCTGATTGAAATACCCAATCTTTCTGAAGAAAACGAAGTAGACGACACTGAG GTGAACGTGagtaaaaagaaaggagatgGGGATATACTGAAGGATCTTATGAAAACTGCAGGCACCGCCAAGGTCAGGGAGGCCCTTGGAGATTACCTGAAGGCACTTAAGACGG AATTTACAATGGGAATGATTTTACCAACGAAAGCTATGACAACCCAGGAATTGACTGGTAAAAGAAAACTGAGTGAGAATACCCTGCAG GTTCAGGCCTCATCTCCAGTGGCACCTGGTGTAAGGATTCCCACTGTGGCTCTTCACATGATGGAACTGTTTGACACAACTGCAGAGCAGCTGTATAGCATCTTCACTGTGAAGGAC TTGGTGCAAAAGTTTTCTAAGTCTGCTGCTGTATTGGAAGCTGAAAAGGGAGGGAAATTCCAAATGTTTGATGGGAACATCACTGGTGAATATCTAGAATTG tTAACCAATAAAAAGATCGTCATGAAATGGAGATGTAGGAACTGGCCAGAAG aacaCTATGCTACGGTTGCACTGAATTTTGTGCCTACTCTAGGGCAAACAGAATTACAATTGGACTGTAAAGGAGTTCCTGTCTGTAAAGAAGAGAACATGAAATTCTGTTGGCAGAAGCagcattttgaagaaataaaaggtttACTGCAGCTGACCCCCCTAAATTGTTGA